In one Platichthys flesus chromosome 3, fPlaFle2.1, whole genome shotgun sequence genomic region, the following are encoded:
- the spring1 gene encoding SREBP regulating gene protein produces MMMVLRRLLRKRWVLGVVFGLSLIYFLTSTLKQEERTIRDRTLLEVRDSDHRIPWKVRFNLGNSSRQITQCRNSIQGKTLLTDELGYVCERKDLLVNGCCNGNAPSSRQYICKSCLANGCCSIYEYCVSCCLQPDKQPLLEHFLNRAADGFQNLFTAVEDHFELCLAKCRTSSQSVQHENTYRNPQAKYCYGESPPELLPV; encoded by the exons ATGATGATGGTGCTGCGGCGGCTACTGAGGAAGCGCTGGGTGCTGGGGGTCGTCTTCGGACTGTCTCTCATCTACTTCCTCACCAGCACACTCAAACAG GAGGAACGAACCATACGGGACCGCACTCTCCTAGAGGTCCGAGACTCAGACCATCGTATCCCCTGGAAGGTTCGATTCAACCTTGGTAACAGCAGCCGACAGATTACTCAGTGCAGGAACTCCATCCAGGGCAAGACGCTGCTCACAGACGAACTTG GTTACGTCTGCGAGAGAAAAGACTTGCTGGTTAACGGCTGCTGCAACGGCAATGCGCCCAGCTCCAGGCAGTACATCTGTAAAAGCTGCCTGGCCAATGGCTGCTGTAGCATCTACGAGTATTGCGTGTCGTGTTGTCTGCAGCCTGATAAG CAACCTCTGCTCGAGCACTTCCTGAATCGAGCAGCCGACGGTTTCCAGAATCTCTTCACCGCTGTGGAGGATCATTTTGAGCTCTGCCTGGCCAAGTGTAGAACGTCTTCTCAA AGTGTTCAACACGAGAACACCTACAGAAATCCTCAAGCAAAGTACTGCTACGGAGAGAGTCCTCCAGAGCTTCTCCCCGTATGA
- the LOC133937863 gene encoding WD repeat-containing protein 19-like → MKKVFTLADKAWAGSNLLYKWQKTVGNFIAVAGKDNSVKIFDRNGHKWTELNLPGRCVGMDWDKDGDILAVIAAKSRSIFLWDATVNKSSKINSGMRDQMSLILWSKTSPMFAVGTVKGNLMIYNQQTSCKIPVLGKHSKKITCGCWSAQNLLALGSEDNTLSISNHKGDTIRRTTLCGEPNEIDFSVMKTDERSSPGESTVSVSVGKKILMLFNVNNPDNGVELTFQRRYGSIVSYHWYGDGNILIGFSNGYTVVISTHLSEIGKELYPAYNHKDSLNSVAISSSLNKAASCGDNSIMIHDLSELKDNTNVVRLDYETKGLDHLSWTDDGQLLAISTEKGTLHGFLTTLPILGDRFGTRLAFLTSPVEVTVSNQVEGETPVAIEVDIEPTFIAVGPYHVAVGMNKRAWFYTLVENEPGFKKLKHFEYSGTIASMCLNSNYAAALFDGKVQLHMIKGKDHEEKKQMKLFPDDDRSGRILCHALTSDFLYYGTDSGNVVCVLMEDLRTVSSYSHSVGVRKVFPDLTGTRLVFIDDKNNGFLLSPENIKDPCIELPNFSPTITGVLWENWYADRGVFVAYDNDKVYTYALHETTIYGPRVVLVGSTTLLFPQKPLLLYNGVLTCQTASGKNSEVALSTISFLKHSTKCTDSPPEFSKQLTQALMLKRFHEAWDLCKSAGSDADWAELGKTCLLHMEVDLAIEVYSNSGNTDMVLSLQGIQGTVNMNLLAGHLAKVLEDYNQAQKLYLSSNCPVAALEMRRDLLHWESALMLAKRLAKDQIPFISKEYAVHLELIGDYENALAHYKRGMTRNKKFQEHDEECQAGIARMSIRMGDIKKGALQAIRHPSSVLKKVCGAILESMKKFPEAAQLYEKGQYYDKAASLYIRCKNWSKVGDLLPQVSSPKIHLQYAKAKEADGKYEDAARAYESAKDWDNVIRVLLDHLNNPEDAVRIVMETPTIDRVKMVSRFFLRLNDESSAIHFLVLCKYKDEAFQLAAQRGKMEVYVDFIGSEATQEDYQSIAFYFEGGRKHLQAGKFFQKCGQYSKALGHFLKCSNTDDNLAVEMAIETVRQAKDSSLTNQLIDYLMGESDGMPKDARYLFRLYMVLQRHKEAARTAIIFAREEQRSGHYCNAHNGLFSMYTELRAQKAKIPKDMTTDLMIYHSYKLAKLHSNRGEHLKAGHMLLRVSNYISRFPKDVVTILTEAVIECHRSGLRDSAYKLGALLMRPEYRNEIDKKNRRLIEWLVRRPDKDLEEEKTPCPFCGCKLPQNELQCYSCKNNVPYCIATGRHMLKEDWSECPNCEFPALYSEFTRLLETEGVCPMCSDTVRVKQLKKISDCY, encoded by the coding sequence ATGAAGAAGGTTTTTACTCTTGCTGACAAAGCCTGGGCGGGTTCTAACCTACTCTATAAGTGGCAGAAAACTGTTGGTAATTTCATTGCTGTTGCCGGAAAAGACAACTCAGTGAAGATATTTGATCGAAATGGACACAAGTGGACTGAACTCAACCTGCCAGGGCGCTGTGTGGGTATGGACTGGGATAAGGATGGAGACATTCTGGCTGTGATAGCTGCAAAATCCAGGTCCATCTTCCTCTGGGATGCGACTGTCAATAAGTCTTCCAAGATAAACAGCGGCATGAGAGATCAGATGTCTCTCATCTTGTGGTCAAAGACGAGCCCAATGTTTGCTGTCGGGACGGTCAAAGGAAACCTTATGATCTACAATCAGCAAACTTCATGCAAGATCCCTGTTCTGGGTAAACACTCTAAAAAGATCACCTGTGGGTGCTGGAGTGCTCAGAACCTCCTGGCTCTTGGAAGTGAAGACAACACGCTGAGCATCAGCAATCATAAGGGGGACACCATCAGACGGACAACACTTTGCGGTGAGCCTAATGAAATTGacttctctgtgatgaagacagATGAAAGGTCTTCTCCAGGAGAGagcactgtgagtgtgtctgtgggaaaGAAGATTTTGATGCTTTTCAACGTCAATAATCCTGATAACGGGGTAGAGCTGACCTTCCAGCGGCGCTATGGGAGCATCGTGTCATATCACTGGTATGGTGATGGGAACATACTCATTGGATTCTCCAATGGATACACGGTGGTTATTTCCACTCACCTCAGTGAGATTGGGAAGGAGCTCTACCCGGCTTACAACCATAAAGATAGCCTGAACAGTGTGGCTATCTCATCATCACTAAACAAGGCTGCCTCCTGTGGGGACAACAGCATAATGATCCACGACCTGTCTGAGCTCAAAGATAACACCAATGTTGTTCGATTGGATTATGAGACTAAAGGTCTGGACCATCTGAGCTGGACAGATGACGGACAGCTGTTGGCTATTTCCACAGAGAAAGGGACACTCCATGGTTTCCTCACCACGCTGCCTATTCTGGGTGACAGGTTTGGAACACGGCTGGCGTTCCTCACCTCCCCGGTGGAGGTCACCGTCTCCAACCAGGTGGAAGGAGAGACCCCTGTGGCCATAGAAGTGGACATCGAGCCCACTTTCATTGCAGTGGGACCGTACCACGTGGCGGTGGGGATGAACAAGAGAGCCTGGTTCTACACACTTGTAGAAAATGAACCTGGGTTTAAGAAGCTTAAGCACTTTGAGTACTCGGGGACGATAGCCAGCATGTGCCTGAACTCCAACTACGCAGCAGCGCTCTTTGATGGAAAGGTGCAGCTGCACATGATCAAAGGCAAAGACcatgaggagaagaaacagatgAAGTTGTTTCCTGATGATGACAGAAGTGGTCGGATCCTTTGCCACGCCCTCACTTCTGACTTCCTGTACTATGGCACTGATTCAGGTAATGTAGTGTGTGTCCTGATGGAGGACTTGAGGACTGTGAGCAGCTACAGCCATTCAGTCGGCGTGAGGAAAGTGTTTCCTGATCTAACTGGCACTCGGCTGGTCTTCATTGATGACAAGAACAACGGCTTCCTGCTCTCCCCTGAAAATATCAAGGACCCCTGCATCGAGCTCCCCAACTTCTCTCCCACCATCACAGGAGTGCTGTGGGAGAACTGGTATGCTGACAGAGGAGTGTTTGTAGCTTATGACAACGACAAGGTCTACACCTACGCCCTGCATGAAACCACCATATATGGTCCCAGAGTGGTTCTGGTGGGAAGCACCACGCTCCTGTTTCCCCAGAAGCCTTTGCTATTGTATAACGGCGTTCTGACTTGTCAGACAGCAAGTGGGAAGAACAGTGAAGTGGCTCTGAGTACAATTTCATTCCTCAAGCACTCAACCAAGTGCACAGATTCGCCGCCTGAGTTCAGCAAGCAGCTCACACAGGCTCTCATGCTGAAGAGGTTTCACGAAGCCTGGGATCTGTGCAAGTCCGCAGGCAGTGATGCAGACTGGGCAGAGTTAGGCAAAACGTGCCTGCTCCACATGGAGGTCGATCTTGCCATCGAGGTCTACAGCAATAGTGGGAACACGGACATGGTCCTGTCCCTGCAGGGTATCCAGGGTACAGTGAACATGAATCTGCTGGCAGGACATTTGGCCAAGGTTCTAGAAGACTACAACCAGGCTCAGAAACTCTACCTGTCCTCAAACTGCCCAGTCGCTGCCCTGGAGATGAGGAGAGACCTGCTGCACTGGGAGAGCGCTCTTATGTTAGCGAAGAGGCTAGCAAAAGATCAGATCCCTTTTATATCAAAAGAATATGCCGTCCACTTGGAGTTAATTGGAGACTATGAGAACGCACTGGCTCACTATAAAAGAGGCATGACCCGCAATAAAAAATTCCAGGAGCACGACGAGGAGTGTCAAGCAGGTATAGCCAGGATGTCCATCAGAATGGGTGACATCAAGAAAGGAGCCCTACAGGCTATTCGGCACCCGAGCAGTGTGCTCAAGAAAGTATGTGGAGCCATTCTGGAGAGCatgaagaaattccctgaagCTGCTCAGCTCTATGAGAAAGGCCAATATTATGATAAGGCTGCGTCGCTCTACATTCGTTGCAAGAACTGGTCGAAGGTGGGAGACCTGCTGCCACAGGTTTCCTCTCCCAAGATCCACTTGCAGTATGCCAAGGCCAAAGAGGCGGATGGAAAGTATGAGGACGCAGCCCGGGCCTATGAGAGCGCGAAGGACTGGGACAACGTGATCCGAGTTCTGCTGGACCACCTGAACAACCCTGAGGACGCTGTGCGCATCGTCATGGAGACGCCGACCATTGACAGAGTAAAAATGGTTTCCAGGTTCTTCCTGCGGTTGAACGACGAAAGCTCAGCCATCCACTTCCTGGTTCTGTGCAAGTACAAAGATGAAGCCTTCCAGCTGGCAGCGCAGCGCGGAAAGATGGAGGTCTACGTCGACTTCATCGGCTCTGAGGCGACACAGGAGGATTACCAGAGCATCGCTTTCTACtttgaaggaggaaggaaacatctgCAGGCTGGAAAGTTCTTCCAGAAGTGTGGACAGTACAGCAAAGCCCTGGGACACTTCCTGAAGTGTTCCAACACAGACGACAACCTGGCAGTGGAGATGGCCATTGAGACGGTGCGTCAGGCCAAAGACAGCTCTTTGACCAATCAGCTGATAGATTACCTGATGGGGGAAAGTGACGGCATGCCCAAGGATGCCAGGTACCTCTTCCGTCTCTACATGGTGTTGCAGCGGCACAAGGAGGCTGCTCGAACGGCCATCATCTTCGCCAGAGAGGAGCAGCGTTCAGGGCACTACTGTAACGCCCATAACGGGTTGTTCAGCATGTACACGGAGCTGAGGGCCCAGAAGGCTAAGATCCCTAAGGACATGACCACCGATCTGATGATCTATCACTCCTACAAACTTGCAAAGCTGCATTCAAACAGAGGAGAACACCTTAAAGCGGGCCACATGCTCCTTCGAGTCTCCAACTACATCAGCCGGTTTCCTAAAGATGTTGTTACCATTCTGACGGAAGCAGTCATAGAGTGTCACCGCTCCGGGTTGAGAGACTCGGCCTATAAGCTTGGAGCCCTGCTGATGAGACCAGAGTACCGAAATGAGATCGACAAGAAGAACCGGAGGCTGATTGAGTGGTTGGTTCGACGTCCCGATAAagatctggaggaggaaaagactCCATGTCCCTTCTGTGGCTGCAAGCTCCCACAGAACGAGCTGCAGTGTTATTCCTGCAAGAACAACGTGCCCTATTGCATCGCCACGGGTCGTCACATGCTGAAAGAAGACTGGTCAGAGTGTCCAAACTGTGAATTCCCTGCTCTCTACTCGGAGTTCACTCGGTTGTTGGAGACGGAGGGTGTGTGTCCGATGTGCTCAGACACTGTGAGGGTCAAACAGCTGAAGAAGATCTCAGATTGTTACTAA
- the LOC133950694 gene encoding uncharacterized protein LOC133950694, whose amino-acid sequence MSPLYLCSVFVYIILELQWRPVFSAPAHKSCSELPSTVSLSKLLRHEAKDLLKHYITFHGPRSNSSSEVVPDSTVSGVNVSEKLQDVYVKNELFRLHVLKVVQHHSEIFGNKEPVAGPLSRVKDRLSHHSSKVEHLLKGFFPGVPLPSKPALPRLTAGHTYAKKNYGWLVLVRLRDWEEHVLQLLEEMKNMCVPQRLKRLLHTFNSLL is encoded by the exons ATGTCTCCTCTTTATCTTTGTTCAGTTTTCGTCTACATAATCCTGGAACTGCAGTGGAGGCCTGTGTTTTCTGCTCCAGCTCACAAGAGCTGCAGTGAGTTACCCAGCACCGTCTCTCTCTCAAAGCTGCTGCGACATGAAGCCAAAGACCTACTGAAGCACTAT ATAACATTTCATGGACCCAGGTCTAATTCCAGCTCAGAGGTGGTTCCTGACTCAACGGTGTCCGGGGTCAACGTGTCTGAGAAGCTGCAGGACGTCTACGTCAAGAACGAGCTCTTCCGTTTGCACGTTTTGAAAGTTGTGCAGCATCACTCAGAAATATTTGGAAACAAAGAACCTGTGGCCGGGCCCCTGTCGCGGGTCAAGGACCGACTCTCACACCATTCATCTAAAGTAGAGCATCTTCTCAAGGGCTTCTTTCCTGGCGTGCCTTTGCCATCGAAGCCGGCCCTGCCGAGGTTGACCGCTGGTCACACTTATgctaaaaaaaattatggaTGGCTTGTCCTTGTCAGACTGAGGGACTGGGAAGAACACGTGCTGCAGCtactggaggagatgaagaacaTGTGTGTCCCGCAGAGGCTGAAACGGCTACTCCACACATTTAACAGTTTACTCTGA
- the rnft2 gene encoding RING finger and transmembrane domain-containing protein 2, with protein sequence MQRRHSSNTDGMPSERSRSQTLGSESSLDEGGVFDCLKPDSAVSPQQIFSGLVGVPSGSVSSAQFQAAGLVLGSPPEVFIQMTASSREEGGPHRTEGGSFLSRPPQHHHHHHHHHFHHQALQHRTSSLLQQAATSAGSERHGSREEGQEDPSTPGPALSELKSVVTWLQRGFPFILILLAKVCFQHKLGIAVCVGMASTFAYANSTFRHQVSLREERSVIVALWILMFLSGNIFYIYYTFSHEELHNSLIFAKPNLSSFDFFDLIWAVGITDFVLKYFTIGLKCFILFLPKILLAFKSRGKFYLLIEDLSQLFRALVPIQLWYKYIMGEDPSSSYFLGATLIIIYSLCKSFDICGRVSAICKAVAVLCSSQSYGMRAGNQQCSEAGDVCAICQADFKDPIALLCQHVFCEECLCLWFDRERTCPLCRSTVIETMRCWKDGTTSAHFQIY encoded by the exons ATGCAGAGGAGACACAGCAGCAACACGGATGGCATGCCCTCTGAAAG GAGCCGAAGCCAAACTCTAGGATCCGAGAGCAGCCTTGATGAGGGAGGTGTCTTCGACTGCCTGAAGCCCGACTCAGCCGTCTCCCCCCAGCAAATCTTCTCCGGCCTTGTGGGTGTCCCCTCCGGTTCTGTCTCTTCCGCCCAGTTCCAGGCAGCCGGCTTAGTCCTGGGCTCTCCCCCTGAAGTTTTTATCCAGATGACCGCATCATCCAGAGAAGAAGGGGGCCCCCACCGCACTGAGGGTGGATCCTTTCTCTCTCGCCCGCCGCagcaccaccatcaccaccaccatcaccacttCCACCACCAGGCGCTGCAGCACAGGACGTCCTCTCTGCTCCAGCAGGCCGCCACGTCGGCCGGCTCGGAGAGGCATGGCTCCAGGGAGGAGGGCCAGGAGGACCCGTCCACGCCGGGACCAGCCCTGTCCGAGCTGAAGTCGGTGGTCACCTGGCTGCAGAGGGGTTTCCCCTTCATCCTGATTCTGCTGGCTAAAGTCTGCTTTCAGCATAAGCTCG GTATCGCTGTGTGCGTGGGGATGGCCAGTACTTTCGCTTATGCCAACTCCACATTCAGGCACCAAGTGTCATTACGG GAGGAACGTTCTGTTATTGTTGCTCTTTGGATCTTAATGTTCCTCTCAGGGAATATATTCTATATCTACTACACGTTCAGCCACGAGGAGCTGCACAACAG ccttATATTTGCCAAGCCCAACCTCAGCAGCTTTGACTTCTTCGACCTGATTTGGGCTGTGGGCATCACTGACTTTGTCCTGAAGTATTTCACCATCGGCCTGAAATGCTTCATCCTCTTTTTGCCCAAGATTCTGCTGGCGTTCAAATCCAGG GGTAAGTTCTACCTGCTGATCGAGGACCTGAGCCAGCTGTTCAGGGCGCTGGTTCCCATCCAGCTGTGGTACAAGTACATCATGGGAGAAGACCCGTCTAGCAGCTACTTCCTGGGAGCCACGCTCATCATCATCTACAGCCTCTGCAAG TCCTTTGACATCTGTGGACGTGTATCAGCCATATGTAAAGCCGTGGCTGTGCTTTGCAGCTCCCAG AGTTATGGAATGAGGGCCGGCAATCAGCAGTGCAGCGAGGCGGGGGATGTCTGCGCCATTTGTCAGGCTGATTTCAAAGATCCCATCGCCCTTCTCTGTCAG CACGTGTTCTGTGAGGAGTGCCTGTGCCTGTGGTTCGACCGGGAGAGAACGTGTCCACTGTGCCGCTCCACCGTCATCGAGACCATGCGCTGCTGGAAGGACGGCACCACCTCGGCTCACTTCCAGATATACTGA